In a single window of the Penaeus chinensis breed Huanghai No. 1 chromosome 4, ASM1920278v2, whole genome shotgun sequence genome:
- the LOC125025294 gene encoding uncharacterized protein LOC125025294, with protein sequence MLTELLTLVLLGLHRDSQGKRRRLNDYQLETLRRTGEFEVESLHFPGQTHRWQVSGWLQKGSEKAHNSLLDDVALALSLIVVTAKNRVASPLFSLSHSLHSLWQGILMLVDLAVGIPWVQAHNLEARMKEERCSYLVQELTCKDGDVTALCSWMVQQIKRATREKFQLTGEKQPPVPYIFTTPQGQELDLRLFNRELMKKALPLLVNILEKEARGWFLHFREKVVADLKAQNLSEYEVEKEGNRLVQEEYLGRVYTAILAHPTLQELAPTVPQLLVNHAKGVLLMHRALDEVERIYEEGERSRREELKHTHPIFSRIDPWLSDQLRATHDALTEQHKWRPHEHALALCRENDLQQHAYFLQRDLAFMREREPVLLNELKNLKVAMRVFQWRAQVWFPSNYIVSRSFQGESEIIPTVLASSPTSITTPRTDPNHPVYLLEKQLIRTTSTRWPFWRWCNFVHRAWAWTCNALFFFGVWLPLCSPVSLRALLCQDPFMSDFELSQVNGTVCPSKASLTPTLVSRLRMLWRHISKSRTHFETTPDTGFIGKGVTRHMNRAWNYVMKGIVGTLLLTTVFPLTCLLVSMGSMAIAIAAPFWVPACVLLTHIVCIIIYDLDSPTGMRKWSPVIQAVGLHVITLGILQPVLAFFTATVVCPVFAAIVLLYGMIRRGLRHFWDTVMFHSVIKKRGRIPASDSFLVKRIAGPGLHNNFFYQISCEQALAAFEARLEMDELAVYQRETETIIYKPLVEYTDYVQRCFGPFSGVIGKTGNYERVEKEVRDLSFTLQEKIDRRRRDLTLGLPLNVRSKVKLTTRDLKLALKQATILIEDFYPSHVLNRIVYQLGAESTESEMGAVLSQLDAIHGRNASGPKNVGILERSINKSGSRKSGLHESKFATVEEWWDSKGLAVGDYAGLASLIFTEIFSSDFLTPMEETDTSFQMEVHGVSLARYTEMMRCMPDRPDLDEKLTVHTPRGNIQVHAPYLDLAAFTPLVRHGVPTHRTGKTSLAARLSLRLNLGRRMGKIFVSGCRVPEKLLIPPPIPHPAHIAVIIHNREATEPISLDAPLTLQVIRTIEDSPHVVATLSPVSLADDGTPISDSRSSTMSHDQSLYDDPSLYDGPFSNTSRSGTADRRGNRCSLGRSRTATLEMTATLDRVTTRDQRTSLQEYNRSSTLELTPTRMAQRLATPLRSLLEGQRPFTVSLNLASAEDVSLEVEEEEEQPIPLQPLTHSTYTTAV encoded by the exons GTGGCTGCAGAAGGGCAGTGAGAAGGCCCACAACTCCCTCCTGGACGatgtggctctcgctctctcgctcattgTGGTCACCGCCAAGAACAGAGTTGCTTCTccacttttctcactctctcattcactgcaTTCATTATGGCAGGGGATTCTCATGCTTGTAG ATTTAGCTGTGGGTATTCCATGGGTCCAAGCTCACAATTTAGAGGCAAGAATGAAGGAGGAACGGTGCAGCTATTTGGTCCAGGAGTTGACATGCAAA GATGGTGATGTTACTGCGCTGTGTTCGTGGATGGTACAGCAAATAAAGCGAGCAACTAGAGAGAAATTTCAGCTGACGGGAGAGAAGCAGCCGCCGGTTCCGTACATCTTCACAACTCCCCAAGGGCAGGAGCTGGATCTCCGACTCTTTAACAG GGAGCTTATGAAGAAAGCATTACCATTGCTGGTTAACATTTTAGAAAAAGAAGCGCGGGGCTGGTTCCTGCACTTTAGAGAAAAAGTTGTGGCTGATCTCAAGGCACAAAATCTTAGTGAATATGAGGTTGAAAAG GAGGGAAACCGTTTAGTGCAAGAGGAGTATTTAGGCAGAGTGTATACTGCAATCCTAGCTCATCCAACCCTACAGGAGCTGGCACCCACTGTCCCACAATTACTTGTCAATCATGCTAAGGGTGTTCTGCTGATGCACAG AGCACTGGATGAAGTGGAGAGAatatatgaagaaggagaaaggtccCGTCGAGAAGAGCTCAAACACACGCATCCAATTTTTTCTCGAATTGACCCTTGGCTTTCGGATCAGTTGAGAGCCACACACGATGCTCTCACAGAACAGCACAAGTGGCGACCACATGAACATGCCCTGGCACTGTGTAGGGAAAATGATCTCCAGCAGCATGCTTATTTCCTGCAGAGGGATTTGGCATTTATGAGAGAG CGGGAACCAGTATTGCTGAATGAGCTGAAGAATTTAAAGGTTGCAATGAGAGTGTTCCAGTGGCGAGCTCAAGTCTGGTTTCCAAGCAACTACATAGTCAGTAGAAGTTTTCAAGGAGAAAGCGAAATTATACCAACCGTCTTGGCCTCATCGCCTACATCCATTACAACTCCTCGAACAGACCCAAATCATCCTGTTTACTTACTAGAAAAACAG CTGATTAGAACAACATCGACACGGTGGCCCTTCTGGCGATGGTGTAACTTTGTTCACAGGGCTTGGGCTTGGACATGCAATGCTCTGTTCTTCTTTGGG gtttggCTACCATTGTGTTCACCAGTCAGTCTTAGAGCACTTCTGTGTCAAGATCCTTTCATGTCCGACTTTGAGTTAtcacag GTAAATGGCACAGTGTGTCCTAGCAAAGCCTCACTCACACCGACTCTAGTCTCAAGACTAAGGATGCTGTGGAGGCACATATCCAAGTCCCGCACACATTTTGAAACAACACCAGACACAG GCTTCATTGGTAAAGGAGTTACAAGACATATGAATCGTGCTTGGAACTATGTCATGAAGGGCATTGTTGGCACATTACTTCTCACAACTGTTTTCCCTCTTACTTGTCTTCTTGTATCTATGGGATCAATGGCAATTGCTATTGCTGCACCCTTCTG gGTACCTGCATGTGTTCTCCTTACTCACATTGTCTGCATAATCATATATGACTTGGACTCACCCACGGGTATGAGGAAGTGGAGTCCAGTTATACAGGCAGTTGGACTTCATGTCATCACTCTGGGCATCTTACAACCAGTACTAGCATTCTTCACTGCAACCGTTGTTTGTCCAGTATTTGCTGCCATCGTTCTGCTGT ATGGAATGATCCGTAGAGGATTACGACACTTTTGGGATACAGTAATGTTTCATTCAGTTATCAAGAAAAGGGGCAGAATCCCGGCTTCTGATAGTTTCCTGGTCAAACGCATTGCTGGACCTGGGCTTCACAACAACTTCTTCTATCAG ATAAGCTGTGAACAAGCACTGGCAGCATTTGAAGCAAGACTAGAAATGGATGAGTTAGCTGTCTACCAAAGAGAAACTGAAACAATTATATACAAACCCCTTGTTGAATACAC GGATTATGTTCAGCGATGTTTTGGCCCCTTCAGTGGAGTCATTGGTAAAACTGGCAATTACGAACGAGTagagaaagaagtaagagatCTCAGCTTCACTTTGCAGGAAAAGATTGACAGGCGGAGACGAGACTTAACACTTGGGTTGCCTCTGAATGTTAG ATCGAAGGTAAAGCTCACAACTCGCGACCTGAAGTTGGCTTTGAAACAGGCAACGATACTGATTGAGGACTTCTACCCCTCGCATGTCCTTAATCGCATTGTGTACCAACTGGGGGCAGAATCTACCGAGAGTGAGATGGGAGCTGTGTTGAGCCAGCTGGATGCTATCCATGGGAGGAATGCATCTGGTCCAAAGAATGTAGGAATTCTAGAAAGAAGTATTAATAAGTCAGGATCGAGGAAGAGTGGACTACATGAGTCAAAGTTTGCCACAGTTGAAGAGTGGTGGGATAGCAAAGGACTTGCTGTGG GTGACTATGCTGGGTTAGCATCGTTGATATTCACAGAGATATTTAGTTCTGATTTCCTCACGCCCATGGAGGAAACTGATACTAGCTTTCAGATGGAG GTCCATGGGGTAAGCTTGGCAAGATATACAGAGATGATGCGCTGTATGCCAGATAGACCTGACCTTGATGAGAAGTTGACTGTTCACACACCAAGAGGAAATATACAG GTTCATGCTCCCTACCTAGATTTAGCAGCTTTCACTCCACTTGTTCGCCATGGAGTCCCAACGCACCGCACGGGGAAAACAAGTCTTGCGGcccgtctctctcttcgcctTAATCTTGGACGCAGGATGGGTAAGATTTTTG TGAGTGGCTGCAGAGTTCCTGAGAAGCTCCTGATCCCTCCTCCAATTCCCCATCCGGCACACATTGCTGTCATAATCCACAACAGAGAAGCAACTGAACCCATTTCTCTTGATGCTCCACTTACTCTGcag GTGATCCGAACTATTGAAGATTCCCCTCATGTTGTTGccactctctctcctgtctcgctGGCTGATGATGGCACCCCAATATCCGATTCTCGATCCTCCACAATGTCGCATGATCAATCACTCTATGATGACCCATCCTTGTATGATGGGCCCTTTAGTAACACTTCACGATCAGGCACAGCAGATAGGAGAGGCAACCGCTGCTCACTTGGACGTTCCCGCACTGCTACCCTCGAAATGACGGCGACCTTGGACCGTGTAACTACTAGGGACCAACGCACAAGTCTGCAGGAGTACAATAG ATCTAGTACCCTGGAACTAACCCCAACCAGAATGGCTCAGAGGCTGGCAACCCCACTACGCTCTTTACTGGAAGGCCAGCGACCTTTCACAGTGTCCCTCAACTTGGCATCTGCTGAAGATGTCAGTCTCGaagttgaagaggaagaagagcagccTATCCCTCtccagccactcactcactccacataTACCACAGCTGTGTGA